Proteins encoded together in one Candidatus Dormiibacterota bacterium window:
- a CDS encoding cupin: MIERLEASPAPEQTLRAAGLHPSPWSAGGGAVFGRHRHPRPKRLFVVEGTISFDGLPLATGEGIRIPAGVEHSAVAGDGGVRCVEAFE, encoded by the coding sequence GTGATCGAGCGCCTCGAGGCCTCGCCGGCGCCGGAGCAGACGCTGCGCGCCGCCGGTCTGCACCCCTCGCCGTGGTCGGCGGGGGGCGGGGCGGTGTTCGGTCGTCACCGCCATCCCCGTCCCAAGCGTCTCTTCGTGGTCGAGGGGACGATCAGCTTCGACGGCCTGCCGCTGGCCACCGGTGAGGGCATCCGCATCCCCGCCGGGGTCGAGCACTCGGCGGTGGCCGGCGACGGCGGGGTGCGCTGCGTCGAGGCCTTCGAGTGA
- a CDS encoding 4a-hydroxytetrahydrobiopterin dehydratase — MPLAREHCEACTGSTPTVTGPELQELYGQLSSEWEVDGEVRLRRRLRFRDFAAAFATATRVALIAEGEGHHPDMGVGWGRLEIELTTHAVKGLTRNDFILAAKVDAALA, encoded by the coding sequence ATGCCGCTCGCCAGGGAGCACTGCGAGGCCTGCACCGGCTCGACCCCGACGGTGACCGGGCCGGAGCTCCAGGAGCTGTACGGGCAGCTCTCCTCGGAGTGGGAGGTCGACGGTGAGGTCCGGCTGCGGCGGCGGCTGCGCTTCCGTGACTTCGCCGCCGCCTTCGCCACCGCCACCCGGGTGGCGCTGATCGCCGAGGGCGAGGGGCACCATCCCGACATGGGGGTGGGCTGGGGCCGGCTGGAGATCGAGCTCACCACCCACGCGGTGAAGGGGCTCACCCGCAACGACTTCATCCTGGCCGCCAAGGTGGACGCCGCCCTGGCCTGA
- the typA gene encoding translational GTPase TypA produces the protein MTLLPRLDLRNVAIIAHVDHGKTTLVDSMLKQSRVFAAHEQIGTLIMDSNDLEREKGITILAKNTSVRYKGVKLNIIDTPGHADFGGEVERVLGMADGCLLLVDAAEGPMPQTRVVLRQALALGLRPIIVVNKLDRANARPDEAVEATHDLLLELATDAAQLDAPVIYTNGREGTATADLRIPGVTLEPLFDAMLEHVPPPRGDAEGPLQMLVSALDHDTYQGRLAIGRVHRGRLRVGQSVVVCSADGTGPRLRIAGLLAVEALERLPVEEAAAGEIVLVTGLAEAAIGDTVADADAPEALPRLEVGEPTLRMQFSVNQSPFAGREATVSSTSRQLRARLARELQTNVALRVADGVTADVFEVSGRGELHLAVLIETMRREGYEFEVSRPQVITREEDGHSLEPVEECVIDTHQDHVGAVTEALGNRGAQLQSMRTDAGGGVRVTYHAPTRALIGLRSSILTLTRGTGVMATRVLGWERWRQLPRTVRNGVLTASQDGMAVAYGLLSLQERGTPFIEPTTPVYEGMIVGLNRRPGDLAVNVTKQKQKTNIRSSNEDMTVKLVPPRRMSLEESLDFLEDDELVEVTPANLRLRKRVLNADQRIQMRKRELART, from the coding sequence GTGACCCTCCTCCCCCGCCTCGACCTCCGCAACGTCGCCATCATCGCCCACGTCGACCACGGCAAGACCACGCTGGTCGACTCGATGCTCAAGCAGTCGCGCGTCTTCGCCGCCCACGAGCAGATCGGCACGCTGATCATGGACAGCAACGACCTCGAGCGCGAGAAGGGCATCACCATCCTCGCGAAGAACACCTCGGTGCGCTACAAGGGGGTGAAGCTGAACATCATCGACACCCCCGGGCACGCCGACTTCGGCGGCGAGGTCGAGCGGGTGCTGGGCATGGCCGACGGCTGCCTGCTGCTCGTCGACGCCGCCGAGGGACCGATGCCGCAGACCCGGGTGGTGCTCCGCCAGGCGCTGGCCCTGGGGCTGCGCCCGATCATCGTCGTCAACAAGCTGGATCGCGCCAACGCGCGGCCCGACGAGGCGGTCGAGGCCACCCACGACCTGCTCCTCGAGCTCGCCACCGACGCCGCCCAGCTCGACGCGCCGGTGATCTACACCAACGGGCGGGAGGGCACCGCCACCGCCGATCTGCGCATCCCCGGGGTCACCCTCGAGCCGCTCTTCGACGCGATGCTCGAGCACGTGCCCCCGCCCCGGGGCGACGCCGAGGGCCCGCTGCAGATGCTGGTCTCGGCGCTCGACCACGACACCTACCAGGGACGTCTCGCCATCGGCAGGGTCCACCGGGGACGGCTCCGGGTGGGCCAGTCGGTGGTGGTCTGCAGCGCCGACGGCACCGGCCCGCGGCTGCGCATCGCCGGCCTGCTCGCGGTCGAGGCGCTGGAGCGGCTGCCCGTCGAGGAGGCCGCGGCGGGCGAGATCGTACTCGTCACCGGGCTGGCCGAGGCGGCGATCGGCGACACCGTGGCCGACGCCGACGCGCCCGAGGCGCTGCCCCGTCTCGAGGTCGGCGAGCCGACCCTGCGGATGCAGTTCAGCGTCAACCAGTCGCCCTTCGCCGGCCGCGAGGCGACCGTCAGCAGCACCTCGCGGCAGCTGCGGGCCCGGCTCGCCCGCGAGCTGCAGACCAACGTGGCGCTGCGCGTCGCCGACGGGGTCACCGCCGACGTCTTCGAGGTGAGCGGCCGCGGCGAGCTGCACCTCGCGGTGCTCATCGAGACGATGCGGCGCGAGGGCTACGAGTTCGAGGTCTCACGCCCGCAGGTGATCACCCGCGAGGAGGACGGACACAGCCTCGAGCCGGTCGAGGAGTGCGTCATCGACACCCACCAGGACCACGTCGGCGCGGTCACCGAGGCGCTGGGCAACCGCGGCGCGCAGCTGCAGTCGATGCGCACCGACGCCGGCGGCGGGGTGCGGGTCACCTACCACGCGCCCACCCGCGCGCTGATCGGGCTGCGCAGCAGCATCCTCACCCTCACCCGCGGAACCGGGGTGATGGCCACCCGGGTGCTCGGCTGGGAGCGCTGGCGACAGCTGCCGCGCACGGTGCGCAACGGCGTCCTCACCGCCAGCCAGGACGGCATGGCGGTCGCCTACGGCCTGCTCTCGCTGCAGGAGCGCGGCACCCCGTTCATCGAGCCGACGACGCCGGTCTACGAGGGCATGATCGTGGGGCTCAACCGCCGCCCCGGCGACCTCGCCGTCAACGTCACCAAGCAGAAGCAGAAGACCAACATCCGCAGCTCGAACGAGGACATGACCGTCAAGCTGGTGCCGCCGCGGCGGATGTCCCTCGAGGAGTCGCTCGACTTCCTGGAGGACGACGAGCTCGTCGAGGTGACCCCGGCGAACCTGCGGCTGCGCAAGCGGGTGCTCAACGCCGACCAGCGGATCCAGATGCGCAAGCGCGAGCTGGCGAGGACCTGA
- a CDS encoding class II aldolase/adducin family protein gives MAQALRRELTIPTPPSFASVEEERLHRKQRLAAAFRMFSKCGFDEGVAGHITARDPELTDHFWVNPFGMHFGQIRVSDLLLVNDRGEVVEGGRAVNAAAFAIHSQVHRARPDVIAAAHAHSLYGKSWSSLGRLLDPITQDACAFYGDHALFDDYTGVVLDLEEGRRISTALGSRKAVILRNHGLLTVGQSVDEAAWWFLTMERSCQAQLLAEAAGSPVLIDEASAELTASQVGSRIAGWFSFQPIWDRITREQPDLFE, from the coding sequence ATGGCACAAGCGCTCCGTCGGGAGCTGACCATCCCCACGCCCCCGTCGTTCGCGTCGGTCGAGGAGGAGCGCCTGCATCGCAAGCAGCGGCTCGCCGCGGCCTTCCGGATGTTCTCGAAGTGCGGCTTCGACGAGGGGGTGGCGGGGCACATCACGGCTCGCGATCCGGAGCTGACCGATCACTTCTGGGTGAATCCCTTCGGGATGCACTTCGGCCAGATCAGGGTCTCCGACCTGCTCCTCGTCAACGACAGGGGCGAGGTGGTCGAGGGTGGCCGGGCGGTCAACGCCGCCGCCTTCGCGATCCACTCCCAGGTCCACAGGGCCCGTCCCGACGTGATCGCCGCCGCCCATGCCCACTCCCTGTATGGGAAGTCGTGGTCGTCGCTGGGCCGGCTGCTCGACCCCATCACCCAGGACGCCTGCGCCTTCTACGGCGATCATGCCCTCTTCGACGACTACACCGGCGTGGTCCTCGACCTCGAGGAGGGGCGGCGGATCAGCACGGCGCTGGGAAGCCGCAAGGCGGTGATCCTCCGCAACCACGGCCTGCTGACCGTCGGCCAGTCGGTGGACGAGGCGGCCTGGTGGTTCCTCACCATGGAGCGCTCCTGCCAGGCCCAGCTGCTCGCCGAGGCGGCGGGGTCGCCGGTGCTCATCGATGAGGCCTCCGCCGAGCTGACCGCCTCGCAGGTGGGGTCGCGGATCGCGGGATGGTTCTCGTTCCAGCCGATCTGGGACCGCATCACCCGCGAGCAGCCCGACCTCTTCGAGTAA
- a CDS encoding FAD-binding oxidoreductase, with protein sequence MTRRRSWWGWGWEDAAVAGDELDRLAGMLAAVLGDPGRPREAPDPEALGLPPPRIAVPAALAGLADGTDRARAVHSHGQSFLDVVAMLEGDLDAACDWVLRPGDEGEVAAVLEWCTAAGVAAIPYGGGTSVVGGVTPRVGDAYAGAVSVDLTGLDRVLDVDTVSRAARVQAGVLGPALEEALRPLGLTMRHQPQSYEFASVGGWLATRSAGHHSTLHTHVDDRVEGMRAVTPRGTLETRRLPASGAGPSPDRLLLGSEGALAVITEAWLRLVERPRFRARATVRFPDMPGGSAAAMALGRSGLLPASCRLIDATEAMINRVGDGSACLLMLGFESADHPVDAALARGLELCADAGGVAEAVREESGAGTGDAWRSAFVRLPYVRDAVARLGHIVETFETAVTWDRFEELWRAVSERAGAAVAEVCGAGLVTCRLTHVYPDGCAPYFTVIARSRHGDQRAQWAAVKAAATEAILGAGGTITHHHAVGRDHRPWYDRQVPALFAEGLATVKAAWDPAWILNPGVLV encoded by the coding sequence GTGACCCGGCGGCGCTCCTGGTGGGGCTGGGGATGGGAGGACGCCGCCGTCGCCGGCGACGAGCTCGACCGGCTCGCCGGCATGCTCGCCGCCGTCCTCGGCGACCCCGGGCGGCCGCGGGAGGCCCCCGACCCCGAGGCGCTGGGCCTGCCGCCGCCGCGGATCGCCGTGCCCGCAGCCCTCGCCGGCCTCGCCGACGGCACCGACCGGGCCCGGGCGGTGCACAGCCACGGCCAGTCGTTCCTCGACGTGGTGGCGATGCTCGAGGGCGACCTCGACGCCGCCTGCGACTGGGTGCTGCGCCCCGGCGACGAGGGCGAGGTGGCCGCGGTCCTGGAGTGGTGCACCGCCGCCGGGGTCGCCGCGATCCCGTACGGTGGGGGCACCAGCGTCGTCGGCGGGGTCACCCCCCGGGTCGGCGACGCCTACGCCGGAGCGGTGAGCGTCGACCTCACCGGCCTCGACCGGGTGCTCGACGTCGACACCGTGTCGCGGGCGGCACGGGTCCAGGCGGGGGTGCTGGGCCCGGCGCTCGAGGAGGCGCTCCGCCCCCTGGGCCTGACCATGCGCCACCAGCCCCAGTCGTACGAGTTCGCCTCGGTCGGCGGCTGGCTGGCGACCCGGTCGGCAGGCCACCACTCCACCCTGCACACCCACGTCGACGACCGGGTCGAGGGGATGCGGGCGGTGACCCCGCGGGGGACGCTGGAGACGAGGCGGCTGCCCGCATCGGGCGCGGGGCCCAGCCCCGACCGCCTCCTGCTCGGCTCCGAGGGGGCGCTGGCGGTGATCACCGAGGCGTGGCTGCGGCTGGTCGAGCGCCCCCGCTTCCGCGCCCGGGCCACGGTCCGCTTCCCCGACATGCCCGGCGGCTCCGCCGCGGCCATGGCGCTGGGCCGGAGCGGGCTGCTCCCCGCCAGCTGCCGGCTGATCGACGCCACCGAGGCGATGATCAACCGGGTGGGCGACGGCTCCGCCTGCCTGCTGATGCTCGGCTTCGAGTCCGCCGACCATCCCGTGGACGCCGCCCTCGCCCGCGGCCTGGAGCTCTGCGCCGACGCGGGCGGGGTCGCGGAGGCGGTGCGGGAGGAGTCCGGCGCCGGGACCGGGGATGCGTGGCGGTCGGCCTTCGTGCGGCTGCCCTACGTGCGCGACGCGGTCGCACGGCTGGGGCACATCGTGGAGACCTTCGAGACCGCGGTGACCTGGGACCGCTTCGAGGAGCTCTGGCGGGCGGTGTCGGAGCGCGCCGGCGCGGCGGTGGCGGAGGTGTGCGGGGCCGGGCTGGTCACCTGCCGGCTGACCCACGTCTATCCGGACGGGTGCGCCCCGTACTTCACCGTGATCGCTCGCAGCCGGCACGGCGACCAGCGGGCGCAGTGGGCCGCGGTCAAGGCGGCGGCGACCGAGGCCATCCTCGGCGCCGGCGGGACGATCACCCACCACCACGCGGTCGGCCGCGACCACCGCCCCTGGTACGACCGTCAGGTGCCGGCGCTGTTCGCCGAGGGGCTGGCCACGGTGAAGGCGGCGTGGGACCCGGCCTGGATCCTCAACCCGGGAGTGCTGGTGTGA
- a CDS encoding trypsin-like peptidase domain-containing protein translates to MSGGGSRRPLLVVGALMLAVGVVAGALVGAGFAHNDTTSRTANILVNDQPSTASGGGGDAVRVAQSLGPAVGTIIAKQTTATTGSAALGSGVVIAHDSTSSFLITNNHVVDGAKSLDLVMPGGKNLKATVVGTDAFDDLAVISVPDTGLPQAVFGKSADLKVGQQVVAIGSPLGNDGSVTVGVVSALHRTIQAGSGTSTSAETLQDVLQTDASINPGNSGGPLADMQGRIIGINVAVAGNTSRIGFSIPSDVAQNVAQALIAHQAVKHPFLGISYLTAIDATESGQPYTGPGVLVTKVVDGTPAASAGFHTGDVLMAVNGSTIDNGQTLGGLIQQYHVGDSVTFTVRRGNDTMKLQATLTERPKGQ, encoded by the coding sequence TGCTCGTGGTCGGCGCCCTGATGCTCGCCGTCGGGGTCGTCGCCGGGGCGCTGGTGGGCGCCGGCTTCGCCCACAACGACACCACGTCGCGCACCGCCAACATCCTGGTCAACGACCAGCCCTCCACCGCCAGCGGCGGCGGCGGTGACGCGGTGCGGGTCGCCCAGAGCCTCGGCCCCGCGGTGGGCACGATCATCGCCAAGCAGACCACCGCCACCACCGGCAGCGCCGCCCTCGGCAGCGGCGTGGTCATCGCCCACGACAGCACCAGCAGCTTCCTGATCACCAACAACCACGTCGTCGACGGCGCCAAGTCGCTCGACCTGGTGATGCCCGGCGGCAAGAACCTCAAGGCCACCGTGGTCGGCACCGACGCCTTCGACGACCTCGCGGTGATCTCGGTGCCCGACACCGGCCTGCCGCAGGCGGTGTTCGGCAAGTCGGCCGACCTCAAGGTGGGCCAGCAGGTGGTCGCCATCGGCAGCCCGCTGGGCAACGACGGCTCGGTCACGGTCGGCGTGGTCAGCGCCCTCCACCGCACCATCCAGGCGGGCTCGGGCACCTCGACCTCCGCCGAGACCCTCCAGGACGTGCTCCAGACCGACGCCTCCATCAACCCCGGGAACAGCGGCGGCCCGCTCGCCGACATGCAGGGGCGGATCATCGGCATCAACGTCGCCGTCGCCGGGAACACCAGCCGCATCGGCTTCAGCATCCCCAGCGACGTCGCCCAGAACGTCGCCCAGGCGCTGATCGCCCACCAGGCGGTGAAGCATCCCTTCCTGGGGATCTCCTACCTCACCGCGATCGACGCCACCGAGAGCGGGCAGCCGTACACCGGGCCCGGGGTGCTGGTCACCAAGGTGGTCGACGGCACCCCCGCCGCGAGCGCGGGCTTCCACACCGGCGACGTGCTGATGGCGGTGAACGGCAGCACCATCGACAACGGCCAGACCCTCGGCGGTCTGATCCAGCAGTATCACGTGGGCGACTCGGTGACCTTCACGGTGCGCCGCGGGAACGACACGATGAAGCTGCAGGCGACCCTGACCGAGCGCCCCAAGGGCCAGTAA